The Gemmatimonas aurantiaca T-27 DNA segment CCACAGCGACGGATCGGTCAATCATGCGCCTTTCCTGATATCCGATGGCTTGGATTCACGTATTGTCCGGCATGTGATTTGCGTCAACATTGCGGTATGACTCCTGCCTTCCCTTCCCCCTCGCGTTTCGACGGACCGGAACGCCGCCAGAATCCGCACCTCCGCGAACTCGTGGACGAGATGCTGGCTTCCATCCGTATCGCCGCGAATCAGGATCTCTGGACGCCTGACGAACGCACCCGCTGTGAAGCGGACATGCTGCGCATCATGGCCACCGTGCGCTCCAAGGCTCTCGAAGGACGTCCCAAGTCCTGACCCATGCAGCGGCTCGCGGCTCCGGCCACGAGCCGCTCATGGCGGTCAGTTGTTGGTCAGTTGTTCGTCAGTCGAACACCAATTGTGTCTGTCCGTCGCTGTAGCTGATGCGCAGCACCCGGTCGCGGCCTTCCTGGTCCGCGATCACGTCGACGTGGCCCCGCCCGCGCACCTGATGCGTGAGGTGACCACTCGTGGTGTCTCCGAACATCAGCATGACCCGACCTTCCGGTCCATCCAGGCTCGCTCCGGCAAAAACGAGATGGTGCCCGATGGGCTGCACACCGATGTCAGGCTGGTGCACTTCCACTGTGCACTCGCGCCCTGCGTTGCGGGCCGAAAAATCCGCGAGCTCCGTATCGAGACGCTCCACTGATAGCCGGCGTGTCTGCTGGTGCAGCGCCACGGCCTGTGCCCGGGCCTGTGCCAGTGTGCGCGCACTGCCCGGTACACAAAGCACCGAACACGAAGCCGAGCGCACCAACTCCGCGCCAACACTGCCCAGCACCATGCGCCGCAGGAAGCCGTAGCCGTGTGTGGCCGTGACCACGAGATCAGCGCCCACTGCGGACACATGCTCCACCAGGCGCACCGACGCCGTGCCGTCGAGCAGTACGGAGTCGAACGTGAGCCCCGGACGGTGCAGGTGTGCGATCAGTTCCGCAAAACTGCTGCGGGCCTGAGTGCGATACTCCTCGGCGAAGTCGCGCAGCATCGGTGCCGTGCCACTCAGCGACGGCGCAACATGCACGAGCTGCACCCAGGCATCCGGTGCAATGAAGTCGAGCGCAACCTGCGCGGCATAGATACTGAAGACGCTGAAGTCGGTGGCGATCACGACACGCTTGGGCAGTACTTCGAGATCACTGCTCACGGCGAATACGGGGGTATCACCAAGCTGGAGCAACCGCAGCACCGACTCACCACCGAGGATGCGCTCCACGAGATCGTGTTTGCCACGACCCACCACCACGACGCGGGCTTCCGTTTCCCGAGCCTGCCTGACGATCTCGCGCACGGGATCACCGCCGCGCACCGTCACAGGCCACGGGGCATCGGGCACGAGGCGATCCATCTGCGCGCGCAACGACTCCTGCCGCGTCGCCATCAGCACGTTGACAGGCACGCCGGGCATGGGCATCGCGTCGAACGCGTACGTGGGCATGGTGTTCGGCACGAGCGCGCTGATCACCTGCACCGGTGCGCCGGTGTGTGCGGCGAGTGCGCGGGCCATGGGAAACGCCGCGTCCGACGCCGGTGCACTGTCGCTGGCCAACAGCAACGGTCCACGCGGTGCCACGACCGGCTCGAACGTGGACAGAAAGTCGTTGATACGCGGCTCGCTCGTGCCCATGGGTCTCTCGGCTGAAGGAGGCGTTTCCCTGTTCCGGTCCATCTGATACCGACAGGGACAACACCTTGGTTCCTTCAGCATCGGCCAACGAGGCACGTCACACTATCCGGGATAGTCCGACATCGTGTGGGGATGCCACCGGGATACCGACTCGATCCGTGTGATACCGACCGCGTCGAGGAAGTGGCGATCATGCGACGCGACGATCAGCGCCCCGTCATAACGACGCAATGCCTGTTCAACCGCCTCGAGGCTGGTGAGATCGAGATGATTGGTGGGCTCATCAAGCAGCAGGAGACGTGGGGCTGACTCGTTGGTCACGCCCAACACACAGGCGAGCGCGGCCCGCATGCGTTCTCCCCCGCTCAGTTGATGCACATTGCGTTCCGCCTGTTCGGCGCGAAACCCGAACCGGGCCAATGTGGCACGCAGAGTTTCTTCATCGACACGCTCTCCACGCGCCACAGAGGATGCCCGCATCGCATCGAGAATGGTGGCGTGAGTATCCAGCAACGTGGCGTGCTGATCGAGAAACACCACGGAAGACATGGGCACGCCACGATAGATGACGCGCTCGTCTACGGGATGGCGTCCGGCCAGCACACGCAGGAGCGTGGATTTTCCACTGCCGTTCGCGCCCACCAGTGCCACCCGCTCAGGGCCTCGTACTTCGAGATGTACATGCTCGAGCAACGGTATGTTGTCGACCACGGTAATGGTCGCGTCGCGCAGCGCCACCACCAGAGTGCCCGCGGCCAGTCCGCTGCGGGCCGGTGGCAAAGCCAGCGAGGCATGTTCCTCGAGACGTGCACGGGCGTCGCGCACCCGCGCCTCCGCATCGGCCTGGGCACGCGCAATGGTGCCCGAAAGCCGGGCGTTGGTGCTTTCACTGCGTTCCTGCATCATGCCGAGCATGATGCGTGGCACACCACCGTCGGCACGTCCACGGCGACCCGCGGCATCGCGCCGAGCCTGACGTTCCCGCGCCGCCTGCTGCTCGCGGCGCACCCGGTCACGCGTGGCCAGTGCATTGGCATGCTCGCGTTCCGCCGCCAGTCGCTGCGCATCACGCGCCGCCACGTAGTGCTCCCAGTTGCCACCATAGCTACGCACGGTGCCCTGTTCGATCGCGACGATGCGATCGACATGCTCCAGCAGCGCACGATCGTGTGTAGCCACCAGCAAACCCCGTGGCCAGGAGCGAACCAGATGATGCACCGCGTCCCGATGTGTGGCATCGAGATCGTTGGTGGGTTCATCGAGCAGCAGGAGGTCCGGCGCGTCGAGCAACACGGATGCGAGGCGAAGCCGTGTGCGCTCACCGCCACTCACATCGTGCACCAGGCGGTCCAGCGGGATATGACCAAGCCCGAAGGTGGCGAGTGCGTCGGTCACACGATCGGTGAGATCCCAGCGATCACCAATGCACTGCACGTCCTCGGCCGAACCCTGGCCCGCATCACATCGCGCCAGAGCGGCCATGACATCGGCAACACCGAGCAGATCAGCCACGGTGGCGTGGGGCGGCAGCGTACTGCGCTGCATCAGTACGCCGAGTCGACCGGTGCGCTCGACAACACCACGATCGGGCGTGCGCGTGCCGCTGAACAGGTGCAGCAGAGTGCTCTTGCCCGATCCGTTCGGGCCGATCAGTCCGACGCGCTCGTTGGCGACGGCGAGCGTGACGTCGGAGAGAAGTGCGCTACCGTCGGGGCGAAGCGCGGTGAGCTGCGTGGCAACGAGCCACGGAGAAGCAGTACGAGACATGGAAGCACCGGGCAGGCGTTTGCGGCGCGGCATCCACATGATGCCGGCAAGAGACGTGTGCCTGGTGCTGATCCATGCTGCTCCTCACATCGAGAGGGCGGCTTCGCCGGGTGCGAAGCCAGTGCTGCAATATACTACCCGCGCTTACTGGCGGCCGTCATTTCGCCCGTGATGCGGAGCGTGTCTTCCTGGTGCGTTTCACTGCGCTCATCGGCGGGAATGATCCCCGCGTCATTGAGCATGAGCCCGAAGGCATCGGGTACCATCGCGGGCCAGAGGATCAGCCCCGTGAGGCGCAGGATGGGGCGAGGCCGCCGCCCGGTGCCCGCGTAGCGGCGGCGCGCCCACAGCTCATACACCGACGTCAGCATGCCCCCGAGTACCGCGAACAGCGACCACGTGATCAACGCCTCGACCAGTGGCAGGTCGAACACCATCCAGGCCAGCACCGCGTAGCTGAGCACCAGTCCCATGATGCCCATGCCGCGACGCAGGGCAGCGTTGAGCACCACACACACCGTGGTCCAGAGCAGGACACCGAAGAGCACGATGGCCCACATCACGTTGACGTGCAGAAATGTCATGGTCTGTTCTCCGTGTAGGTCGCGTCGTCGCGACGGCTGCTGCGACTACTTCCGTGCCGGTGTGCCGCTCAGATAGTCCGTCGCCAGGTTGGCCATGGCCCGTACACCGGTTTCGAGAGCGCCTTCATCCGCGAAAAACAGGGGCGAATGATTCACGGCGACGGTTGCCAGGTCAGTGCCCTTTGGCGTCACGCCCAGAAAGAAGAAGACACTGGGGATGGTGCGGGCAAACTCCGGAAAGTCTTCCGAGCCCATGATGGGACCGATCATCTGCAGACCATTCGCACCGGCCGTGCGCTTGAGCGTGGGCAGCATGCGGTCGGTGAGCGTGGTGTCATTGGCCTGCACGAGGCCACCCTTGTCGATCTTCACGATGGCGGTGGCACCGGCCGACCGTGCGATGTCTTCAGCGGTGCGTGTGATGCGGGCGGCGATGTCCGCGCGCATCGCGTCATCGAAGGTGCGTAGTGTGCCCACCATCACCACACTGTCCGGAATGATGTTGCTGCGATTGCCACCAGCGATCTGCCCCACCGTGATGACCGAAGGCAGATAGGCCACGTTCACCTGACGGCTGGCGATCGTCTGCAGCCCCAGCACCACCTGCGACGAGACCACGATCGGATCGACGCCCGACCAGGGCTGCGAACCGTGGGTCTGCTTGCCCTTGATGATGATCGTGAAGTTGCCGGCTGCCGACATCTGCGGCCCCACGCGGATTCCGATGGACCCCACCGGTGTGGGCCACACGTGCAACCCGAAGACCGCCGCCGGCGCCGGATTGGTGAGCACGCCGTCCTTCACCATCGCGGCCGCGCCACCCAGTCCTTCTTCTGCCGGCTGGAAAATGAACTTCACCGTGCCGGGCAGCGTGGCCTTCATGCCCGCAAGCACTTCAGCGGCACCCATGAGAATGGCCACATGATTGTCGTGGCCGCAGGCGTGCATCACCCCCACTTCAGCACCCTGCCACTGGGTGCGCACCTTGCTGCGAAACGGCAGGTCGACCAGTTCGGTGACGGGGAGCGCATCCATGTCGGCTCGCAGCGCCACCACCGGGCCTGGACGTCCACCACGCAACAGTCCGACCACGCCGGTGCCACCCACGCCGGTCTGGACTTCCAGTCCGAGCTGCTTGAGGTGTGCCGCGACG contains these protein-coding regions:
- a CDS encoding amidohydrolase, yielding MSRHSAPSFIAPVRRHITALLAATLCSALPTVGVAQGGASAELARTIESRLTGVMPKVVSWRRDIHEHPELSGQETRTAALVAAHLKQLGLEVQTGVGGTGVVGLLRGGRPGPVVALRADMDALPVTELVDLPFRSKVRTQWQGAEVGVMHACGHDNHVAILMGAAEVLAGMKATLPGTVKFIFQPAEEGLGGAAAMVKDGVLTNPAPAAVFGLHVWPTPVGSIGIRVGPQMSAAGNFTIIIKGKQTHGSQPWSGVDPIVVSSQVVLGLQTIASRQVNVAYLPSVITVGQIAGGNRSNIIPDSVVMVGTLRTFDDAMRADIAARITRTAEDIARSAGATAIVKIDKGGLVQANDTTLTDRMLPTLKRTAGANGLQMIGPIMGSEDFPEFARTIPSVFFFLGVTPKGTDLATVAVNHSPLFFADEGALETGVRAMANLATDYLSGTPARK
- a CDS encoding universal stress protein, which translates into the protein MGTSEPRINDFLSTFEPVVAPRGPLLLASDSAPASDAAFPMARALAAHTGAPVQVISALVPNTMPTYAFDAMPMPGVPVNVLMATRQESLRAQMDRLVPDAPWPVTVRGGDPVREIVRQARETEARVVVVGRGKHDLVERILGGESVLRLLQLGDTPVFAVSSDLEVLPKRVVIATDFSVFSIYAAQVALDFIAPDAWVQLVHVAPSLSGTAPMLRDFAEEYRTQARSSFAELIAHLHRPGLTFDSVLLDGTASVRLVEHVSAVGADLVVTATHGYGFLRRMVLGSVGAELVRSASCSVLCVPGSARTLAQARAQAVALHQQTRRLSVERLDTELADFSARNAGRECTVEVHQPDIGVQPIGHHLVFAGASLDGPEGRVMLMFGDTTSGHLTHQVRGRGHVDVIADQEGRDRVLRISYSDGQTQLVFD
- a CDS encoding ABC-F family ATP-binding cassette domain-containing protein, with the protein product MSRTASPWLVATQLTALRPDGSALLSDVTLAVANERVGLIGPNGSGKSTLLHLFSGTRTPDRGVVERTGRLGVLMQRSTLPPHATVADLLGVADVMAALARCDAGQGSAEDVQCIGDRWDLTDRVTDALATFGLGHIPLDRLVHDVSGGERTRLRLASVLLDAPDLLLLDEPTNDLDATHRDAVHHLVRSWPRGLLVATHDRALLEHVDRIVAIEQGTVRSYGGNWEHYVAARDAQRLAAEREHANALATRDRVRREQQAARERQARRDAAGRRGRADGGVPRIMLGMMQERSESTNARLSGTIARAQADAEARVRDARARLEEHASLALPPARSGLAAGTLVVALRDATITVVDNIPLLEHVHLEVRGPERVALVGANGSGKSTLLRVLAGRHPVDERVIYRGVPMSSVVFLDQHATLLDTHATILDAMRASSVARGERVDEETLRATLARFGFRAEQAERNVHQLSGGERMRAALACVLGVTNESAPRLLLLDEPTNHLDLTSLEAVEQALRRYDGALIVASHDRHFLDAVGITRIESVSRWHPHTMSDYPG